A segment of the Burkholderia sp. PAMC 26561 genome:
GCGCTTCCGCGTTTCAGCGGCATTCCAACGTTCATGCGGGTGCCGTATTGCACGAATATCGATGAACTCGATATCGTGCTCGCCGGCATTCCGTTCGACGGTGGCGTCACAGCCCGTCCGGGCGCGCGTTTCGGTCCGCGCGAGATCCGCAACATGTCGAGCATGACGCGTGCGATCCATCATGTATCGCGTTTCAATCCCTTCGATGTTTGCCGCGTTGGCGATATCGGCGATGTGCCGTTCACCGATCTGTTTCATCTTGAACGCTCGCATGAAGACATCCGGCGCTTTTTCGAGCCTGTGTTCGCCGCTGGCAAGATTGCGTTGAGCGCAGGCGGCGATCACTCGATCACGTATCCGATCTTCCAGGCCATGGCGCCGAAGGCGCCTATCGGCATGGTGCATATCGATGCCCATACCGACACGTGGGACAGCTTCAAGGGATCGAAATTCACGCACGGTGCGCCGTTTCGCCGCGCGGTCGAAGCGGGCCTGCTGGATCCGAAACGTACGATCCAGATCGGCATTCGCGGCGCGCAGAATTCCGATGAAGGCTGGCGGTATTCGCTGGAAAGCGGGATGCGGGTGGTGTTTATTGAAGAGTTCGACGAACGTGGGGTGAATGCAATCATCGGGGAAGCGCGCAAGGTGATAGGCGATGGTCCGGCGTATCTTTCACTCGATGTCGATGGTCTTGATCCGGTCTATACGCCAGGGACGGGTACACCGGAGATTGGCGGTCTGACGACGCGGGAAACGTTGGGGCTGCTGCGCGGGCTGGACGGGCTTAACTGGATCGGCGGGGATGTGGTGGAGGTTTCGCCACCCTACGACCCGAGCGGTAACACGGCACTTGTTGCCGCTACGCTCATGTATGAGATTCTTTGTTTGCTGGCGCGGAGGTTTGGGTGAGGTTGGGCGGCCGGTTTTTTTGTGGTCGGGGTTGTTGGTGGGTTGCTGCTATTTGGGCCTGTGCGCGTTATATTCTGGCTGTTCTCTTTATCACTATTAGCCACTGTGCGTGGCGGCACTCCATTTCACGCGTTGTGCGCTGGCGCTCGGGACAGTGTTCGTTGCGGTCAGGGTTGATGCCGGGTTGCTGCTGTTTGAACTACCGCGCGTTCTGTTCTAGCTGACTTCTTTTGCACTATTAGCCACTGTGCGTGGCGGCACTTCATTTCTTTTTCCAACGGCGAAAAAGAAACGAAGCAAAGAAAACGCCTCTCAACCGCTAATTCTTAAGTGTCCCGAGCGTGCACTGACAACTGTTTGGTACTTCAGAAGAACGCTCGACGCCATAACCACCAACAGTTGAAACCCTCCCCCTCCGAACACCGATACCCACACGCTTCGCCACCAGTGTGGGAATCCGTCAATTAGGCCTCCGCGCTGCGCGCGCTGGCGCCCGAACGTAAGAGTTGGCTGTTCTGGTTCCGTTTTCCCCGTGTTTGCCTAGGACCACTGGCGAAATTCGGGCAAGTTGAGCATGCTGTAGAGCCGTTACGGCTCAACCAGTTGTTATGCGTTGGTCAGGTTTCCGTATTGACTGCCACAGTTACTAGTGGCGAAGCGTGTGGGTATCTGTTGACGGAGGGGGAGGGGTTCAAGTGTTCGTGGTTATGGCGTCGAGCGTTCTTCTGAAGTACCAAACAGTTGTCACTGCACGCTCGGGACACTTATTTGCCCTCGGTTGGGAGGCGTTTTCTTTGCTTCGTTTCTTTTTCGCCGTTGGAAAAAGAAATGAAGTCCCGCCACGGACAGTGGCTAATAGTGCTAAAAAAGTCAGCTAGAACAGAACGCGAGCAAGCTCAAACAGCAACAACCCGGCATCAACCCCGACCGCAACGAACACTTTCCCGAGCGCCAGCGCCCTAGTGCGGTAAATCCTGCCCCTTCGTTTCAGGAGCAAACGGAATCACCGCCAACCCGACCACAAACGCAATGGCAGTCAGTGCAATCGGCACGCCGAGAGTCTTCATATGCAGCACCATCGCGCCGATGCCAAAATTCACGATTGCCCCAAAAAACCGCCCTATCGATGTACAAAACGCAAACGCCGTCGCACGCACGCGAGTCTCAAACTGCTCCGGCAACCAAAGACTGAAGAGCGCAAAGTTCCCGCCAAAAAATCCCAGCACGACCAGCAACGCAATAAACGGCACGAGCCCGCTCTCGAGATAAAACGCCCAGCCAAACGCGAGCACAATCGACGCAGCCATGCCAACGAAATACACCGCCAGCGTCATCCTGCGCCCGATCTTCTCGGCCATCGGCGGCAACGCAAGACACCCGACAATCGTACCGATAGACAACAAGCCCGTAGCAATCGATGCCATCCGCGACGCTTCCGGCTTCGTCATGCCGGCCTTCGTCGCAAGCTGGATCACGGCCGAAGGTTCATAAACCGCACCCGCCCACAAGCCGATGATCGCGACCGTCAGCAACACGGTCGCAACAATCGTCCGCTGTCTGTACTGCGCAGAGAAAATGGACCGCAACGAACTGGCCTGCTTGACAACCGTTGCTTCAACCTTCTGCCACTTGTCCGTTTCCTTCACGCGCAGCAACACGACGATCGACACAACTACCGGCACCACACCGACCAGGAACATCGCGCGCCATCCAAACGTCGCCCCGATGGTGTAGTTCAGCGCCGCCGCAATAAAGAATCCAGCGTAGTACCCGGTCTGCAGATACCCGGCGCCCATCTTGCGGCGATCTTCGGGCCACGCCTCGGCCACATATGTACCGGCCAACGCCCACTCCCCGCCAATACCCACGCCCGCCAGGAATCGATAAATCCCCAACTCCCAGACCGTATGCGATGTCGCCGCAAGCCCGGTGAAAATTGCAAACGTGAAGATGGTCGCGGCCAAAACCTTGGTGCGCCCGAACCGGTCGGCGAGCGGTCCCCAGATGAACGACAGCCCCCATCCAACCAGAAAGAGCGCAAACAGGATCGACCCGGCAAGGCCCACGTTCGCTGGCGTGGCCGCATAACCGGAACGGGGCAACAGTTCGGTAAGCGCCGGCGCCAGCACCAGCGCATAGATGAACGAGTCCATTCCGTCGAGCGTCCAGCCCGCCCATGCGCCCCAGAAGCCCACTATCTGCGTCCGGTTGAGCGGCGTGCGCGTGCGCCGGCCGGCGGCTATCGTTGGTTCCAACGTGCGTGGCATGAATGTCTTCCTGGTTAAAAGCGACGCGCGCGGCAAGGATGATCGGGCGTCTGCGGGTAAGCACCGGGTCCTGCTCAAAAGCCTTAAAGGTGCAATTTGATATATAATATTTGAAATTGCGCGGATAACCACTCCGCACTTGTACCTAGCTTCGGTGAATAAAGCGTATGAAAAACGAGTTGAACCCGGCATTTCGCGAGGCGCAGTTCGAGCCGCGCCAAAGCACGTCGCGATACATTGCGGACGCGTTGCGCTCGGCCATCGTCGAAGGTACGTTGTTGCCGGGCGAACCTCTGCGGCAGGACGCCATCGCCAGGCAGTTTTCGGTGAGCGCCATCCCGGTACGCGAAGCGTTCCGGCAACTGGACAGCGAAGGCTGGGTAACGATCGAACAGAACCGGGGGCGTCGGTCAGCCTTCAATCTCCTGACGAAGCGCGCGAGATCTACGAGATTCGTGCATCGCTGGAGAGCCTGGCCGTTGGCATCGCGATTGAACGTCATACGGAAGCAACCCTTGCAGAAGCACGCGAATTGCTTGAAGCTGCTGCGAACGAGCGTGATCCGGCGCTATATGTAGTGCGCAACGAACAGTTTCATATGAGCTTGTATGCGCCGGCCGAACGTCCGCACTTGATGGAACTGATCGGCACCATGCATAGGCGCGGCGAGCGTTATCTGCGTCTCAAGTTCGGCATGCCGACGTTCAAGGGCCAGTCCGACGCGGAGCATGAAGCCATTCTCCAGGCGCTGCACGCCCACGATACCGAGGCGGCGCAAACGCTTGTCGCGCGTCATCTGCTTGCAACGGGCGAACTGGTTTATCGTTTCCTCCACGACGCGCAAATGCAGGCACAAGCCTCGCAACCGAAGAAACGCCGCCGCTCTTCCACCGCTTCGAAGTCCGCGTAAGCGCCGATCTTCGAGAGACAGACACCGAGGCCATCGCATGAATCCTCCCGCACAAGCCGATACCAATACCGATACCGCTCCGGCACCGCGCCAATGGAACACGCGGGCGCTGGAAAAGGCGCGGCGACTGAAAGCAATCGAAGGCTGGCTCGACAACGGCGTGCTGAAGTCCGAACGCATTGTCGATGCGCTGGAAACGCTGATTCAATCCGGCGATCGTGTCGCGCTCGAAGGCAACAACCAGAAACAGGCAGATTTTCTCTCGCGTGCGTTTGCGAAGCTCGATCCTTCGCGCGTGCATGACGTGCATCTGCTGATATCGAGTATCAGCCGGCCTGAACACCTGACGTTGTTCGAACGCGGGATTGCGCGCAAGGTGGACTTCTCGTTCGCCGGACCGCAGAGCCTGCGTGTGGCGCAACTGCTCGAAGACGGGCAGCTCGAGATCGGCGCGATCTATACCTATATAGAACTGTATGCGCGGATGTTCATCGACCTGACGCCGCAAGTGGCGCTCGTCTGCGCGGTGCAAGCCGACCGGCACGGCAATCTCTACACGGGCCCGAATACCGAGGACACGCCGACCATCGTTGAAGCGACGGCGTTCCGTCATGGCATCGTGGTGGCGCAGGTGAACGAGATCGTCGACGAACTCCCGCGTGTCGATATCCCCGGCTCATGGGTCGACGTTGTCGTGCAGGCGGACCGGCCATTCGCGGTCGAGCCGCTGTTCACGCGCGATCCGCGTCATATCGGCGAGTTGCAGATCCTCATGGCGATGATGACCATACGCGGCATCTACGAGCGTTATGGCGTGCGGGCGCTCAATCACGGCATTGGCTTCGATACCGCCGCCATCGAACTGCTCTTGCCTACGTATGGCGCGGCGCATGGCCTCAAGGGCAAGATCTGCACGCACTGGGCGCTCAATCCGCATCCCACGCTGATTCCGGCCATAGAAAGCGGCTGGGTCGAAAGCGTGCATTGCTTCGGCAGCGAAGTGGGCATGGAAGACTATATTGAAGCGCGTTCGGACGTGTTCTTCACAGGACGCGACGGCAGCCTGCGTTCCAACCGCGTGCTCTGCCAGCTCGCGGGCCAATATGGCGTTGACCTGTTCATAGGCTCGACGTTGCAGATGGACGCCGATGCAAATTCATCCACGGTGACGCTCGGACGTCTCGCCGGTTTTGGTGGCGCGCCGAACATGGGACATGATCCGCGCGGACGCCGCCATTCGAGTGAAGCGTGGTTATCGTTGATGAAAAACGATGGGCCGAATAGCGCCATCAGCCGCGGCCACAAACTCGTGGTGCAAACCGCCGAGACTTTCAAGAAAGGCGGCGAGCCGACCATCGTCGATGCGCTCGATGCCATCGCCGTCGGCAAGCAAAGCAACATGCCGATCGCCCCGGTGATGATCTACGGCGACGACGTCAGCCATGTCGTCACCGAAGAGGGCATCGCGTATCTGCACGCGGCGGAGGGCGTTGAAGAGCGTCGCGCGGCGTTGCGCGCGGTCGCGGGCGTGACGCCTATCGGCATGCGTGCCGATCCTGCGAAGACCGCAGAACTGCGCCGGCGCGGCGTGGTCGCGTATCCGGAAGACCTCGGCATTCGACGCGGGGAAGCGAAGCGATCGTTGCTTGCGGCGCGCAGTATCGATGACCTGGTTGCGTGGTCCGGCGGTTTGTATCAACCGCCCGCAAAATTTCGCGGCTGGTAAGCGCCATGCCTTGCGCTCAGGCTGTTCTCAAAGACTTTGTTTGCGATCCATTGGCGCTCGCCGATTGCGCGATGAACGCGTTGATCGAGGAAGCGTGCCTCACGCCGAAACCTGCCTTGGTGGATCGGCGCGGCAGCGGTGCGCATCGCGATCTCGACCTCGATATCATGCTGCGTTCCGCACGCGCACTGCAGCCGACATTTCTCGCTCTGGCTCGTGCGTCGTCAAACACGCGACCTTCGCAACGCTTGCGCGAGCAGCTTGCGCGCATCGGCCGGGAAGGCGAAGTTGCGATGATGCGTGCGACCGGCGGCAGCAATGCGCATCGGGGTGCAATATGGATTGTCGGCTTGCTGCTTGCCGGAGCTGCGATGAGTCCGTCCGGCGCCTTGACAACGGTGTGTTCTCAAGCCGCCGCGATCTCGCGATTCGAGGATCGATTTGCACCTCAAGCGGTGGCACAAACACACGGCGCTCGCATCGTCCAGAAGTTCGGCGTCGCCGGTGCGCGTGGTCAGGCGGCCGAGGGTTTTCCTCATGTGCTCGAAGTCGGCTTGCCGGCGTTGCGTGAATCTCGCACAAGAGGGGCGTCCGAAAACGAGGCGCGCCTTGACGCGTTGCTTGCGATCATCGCCACGCTCGATGACACCTGTCTTCTGCATCGCGGTGGCCGCGTGGCTTTGGAAGCCGCACAATCCGGCGCGCGTGAAGTATTGCAAGCAGGCGGCGCATCGCAATCCGAAGGGTTTGCCGCCCTCTTGCGTCTAGATCGAAAGTTAATGGAATTGAACGCGTCGCCCGGAGGCGCAGCGGACCTGCTCGCCGCGACGCTCTTCCTCGATACCCTGCCCTGCGTCGGCTGACGCTGAGAGATCCGCCATGGAAAACCTGCGCTACGAATACCCCGCCACACGCCCCGTGCCGCAACGCGCACATGTGGGCGTCGTGGGCTCGGGAGATCTGGAAATACTGCTGTCGCCATCGGAGACAGATCACGCGGAAGTGGTGATCCGCACGAGCGTCGATGGATACGAAACCGTCTGGAAAAGCGTGCTCGACCGGTTTTTCTCGCGATACGACGGCGCCGCAAAACTCGAGTTGAATGACTTCGGCGCGACGCCGGGCGTCGTGATGTTAAGGCTCGCCGAGGCGGTTGAAGCCAGCGAAGGAGAAGCGTCATGAATGCTCACGACAGCTTTATCGCGCAGCATAGTTTTATTGAATTGACGGCGCGTGAGCGCGCTCGCGCGTTGCTCGATCCGGGTACGTTCCGCGAGTTGCTCGGACCCTTCGACCGGCTCGAGTCGCCGTGGCTCGCCATGCAAAACGTGGTCTGCCAATCGGACGATGGCGCGGTGATCGCACGCGGAACGCTTGGCGGCGAGCCGGCTGTGATCGCGGCGATCGAACCTGCGTTTCAAGGCGGGAGCATTGGGGAAGTGTCGGGCGCGAAGATCGCGGCATCGCTTGAATTTGCGCTGC
Coding sequences within it:
- the speB gene encoding agmatinase — encoded protein: MPGTDRSQMALPRFSGIPTFMRVPYCTNIDELDIVLAGIPFDGGVTARPGARFGPREIRNMSSMTRAIHHVSRFNPFDVCRVGDIGDVPFTDLFHLERSHEDIRRFFEPVFAAGKIALSAGGDHSITYPIFQAMAPKAPIGMVHIDAHTDTWDSFKGSKFTHGAPFRRAVEAGLLDPKRTIQIGIRGAQNSDEGWRYSLESGMRVVFIEEFDERGVNAIIGEARKVIGDGPAYLSLDVDGLDPVYTPGTGTPEIGGLTTRETLGLLRGLDGLNWIGGDVVEVSPPYDPSGNTALVAATLMYEILCLLARRFG
- a CDS encoding MFS transporter, whose amino-acid sequence is MPRTLEPTIAAGRRTRTPLNRTQIVGFWGAWAGWTLDGMDSFIYALVLAPALTELLPRSGYAATPANVGLAGSILFALFLVGWGLSFIWGPLADRFGRTKVLAATIFTFAIFTGLAATSHTVWELGIYRFLAGVGIGGEWALAGTYVAEAWPEDRRKMGAGYLQTGYYAGFFIAAALNYTIGATFGWRAMFLVGVVPVVVSIVVLLRVKETDKWQKVEATVVKQASSLRSIFSAQYRQRTIVATVLLTVAIIGLWAGAVYEPSAVIQLATKAGMTKPEASRMASIATGLLSIGTIVGCLALPPMAEKIGRRMTLAVYFVGMAASIVLAFGWAFYLESGLVPFIALLVVLGFFGGNFALFSLWLPEQFETRVRATAFAFCTSIGRFFGAIVNFGIGAMVLHMKTLGVPIALTAIAFVVGLAVIPFAPETKGQDLPH
- the mdcA gene encoding malonate decarboxylase subunit alpha, with the translated sequence MNPPAQADTNTDTAPAPRQWNTRALEKARRLKAIEGWLDNGVLKSERIVDALETLIQSGDRVALEGNNQKQADFLSRAFAKLDPSRVHDVHLLISSISRPEHLTLFERGIARKVDFSFAGPQSLRVAQLLEDGQLEIGAIYTYIELYARMFIDLTPQVALVCAVQADRHGNLYTGPNTEDTPTIVEATAFRHGIVVAQVNEIVDELPRVDIPGSWVDVVVQADRPFAVEPLFTRDPRHIGELQILMAMMTIRGIYERYGVRALNHGIGFDTAAIELLLPTYGAAHGLKGKICTHWALNPHPTLIPAIESGWVESVHCFGSEVGMEDYIEARSDVFFTGRDGSLRSNRVLCQLAGQYGVDLFIGSTLQMDADANSSTVTLGRLAGFGGAPNMGHDPRGRRHSSEAWLSLMKNDGPNSAISRGHKLVVQTAETFKKGGEPTIVDALDAIAVGKQSNMPIAPVMIYGDDVSHVVTEEGIAYLHAAEGVEERRAALRAVAGVTPIGMRADPAKTAELRRRGVVAYPEDLGIRRGEAKRSLLAARSIDDLVAWSGGLYQPPAKFRGW
- a CDS encoding triphosphoribosyl-dephospho-CoA synthase — translated: MPCAQAVLKDFVCDPLALADCAMNALIEEACLTPKPALVDRRGSGAHRDLDLDIMLRSARALQPTFLALARASSNTRPSQRLREQLARIGREGEVAMMRATGGSNAHRGAIWIVGLLLAGAAMSPSGALTTVCSQAAAISRFEDRFAPQAVAQTHGARIVQKFGVAGARGQAAEGFPHVLEVGLPALRESRTRGASENEARLDALLAIIATLDDTCLLHRGGRVALEAAQSGAREVLQAGGASQSEGFAALLRLDRKLMELNASPGGAADLLAATLFLDTLPCVG
- a CDS encoding malonate decarboxylase subunit delta, yielding MENLRYEYPATRPVPQRAHVGVVGSGDLEILLSPSETDHAEVVIRTSVDGYETVWKSVLDRFFSRYDGAAKLELNDFGATPGVVMLRLAEAVEASEGEAS